Proteins encoded within one genomic window of Corynebacterium aurimucosum:
- a CDS encoding anaerobic C4-dicarboxylate transporter, giving the protein MVVVHIIIVLAAIYLGARIGSIGIGMAGGLGVLLLGLSGVPVTREDIPFDVIGIIMTVIAAIAAMQRAGGMDYLVYLAEKFLRKNPKKITFYAPVVTWLMTVLAGTGHTAFSTLPVIVEVAKEGKVRPSRPLSISVVASQMAICASPISAAVVLLASLLEPMNVGYLQILAVLIPATFLSIFPAAWIANRSGAELEDDPVYQERKAQGLVKMPQGSHNYSPVQGAKTSVIIFLVAIVIVMLWATLTSSQVGLIEEPTLPRNEAIMTVMLTAATLIVMITKISAGDVLNTPVFKSGMSACICVLGVAWLGTTLINHYMEDIQAISGSVIESAPWLLAVVLFFAAALLYSQAATTKALMPAALALGVNPLTAVAAFPAVSALFILPTYPTLLAAVEMDDTGSTRIGKAVFNHPFIIPGTVSIALSVLLCYAFGAVLL; this is encoded by the coding sequence ATGGTTGTTGTGCACATCATTATCGTCCTCGCGGCGATTTATCTCGGTGCCCGAATTGGTTCGATCGGCATTGGCATGGCCGGCGGCTTGGGTGTCCTGCTTCTCGGCCTGAGCGGCGTTCCCGTTACACGCGAAGACATTCCTTTCGATGTCATCGGCATCATCATGACTGTTATCGCGGCCATTGCTGCTATGCAACGCGCCGGCGGCATGGACTATCTGGTCTACCTCGCCGAGAAATTCCTTCGCAAGAATCCTAAGAAGATCACGTTCTATGCCCCTGTCGTGACCTGGCTTATGACCGTTCTGGCGGGTACCGGCCACACGGCATTTTCTACGCTTCCCGTCATCGTTGAGGTGGCCAAGGAAGGCAAGGTTCGCCCATCCCGTCCGCTGTCCATCTCTGTGGTGGCCTCACAAATGGCCATCTGTGCCTCGCCCATTTCCGCCGCCGTGGTGTTGCTAGCCTCCCTCTTGGAGCCGATGAACGTGGGCTACTTGCAGATCCTCGCTGTGCTCATTCCGGCGACATTTCTTTCCATTTTCCCTGCCGCGTGGATTGCCAACCGTTCCGGCGCGGAGCTAGAAGATGATCCCGTATACCAGGAGCGCAAGGCCCAAGGCCTGGTAAAGATGCCGCAGGGCTCCCACAATTACAGCCCGGTACAGGGCGCTAAGACCTCCGTCATCATCTTCCTCGTTGCCATCGTCATCGTTATGCTGTGGGCCACCCTGACATCTTCTCAGGTGGGACTCATCGAAGAGCCGACTCTGCCCCGCAATGAAGCCATCATGACGGTGATGCTCACTGCTGCAACCCTTATCGTGATGATCACCAAGATCTCCGCTGGCGACGTACTTAATACGCCAGTGTTCAAGTCGGGCATGTCCGCCTGTATCTGTGTGCTTGGTGTGGCCTGGTTGGGCACCACGCTCATTAACCACTACATGGAGGACATTCAGGCCATCTCCGGCTCCGTCATCGAATCCGCCCCTTGGCTGCTGGCCGTCGTGCTCTTCTTTGCTGCGGCGCTGCTGTACTCGCAAGCCGCGACCACCAAGGCTCTCATGCCGGCGGCTCTGGCCCTCGGCGTCAACCCACTGACCGCTGTGGCTGCCTTCCCTGCGGTATCCGCTCTGTTCATCCTGCCGACCTACCCGACCCTGTTGGCAGCCGTTGAGATGGATGACACCGGCTCGACGCGCATCGGCAAAGCTGTCTTCAATCACCCGTTCATCATCCCCGGCACCGTCAGCATCGCCTTGTCTGTCCTCCTGTGCTACGCCTTCGGTGCGGTCCTGCTTTAG
- a CDS encoding formate--tetrahydrofolate ligase: MTTQPSDVDIAQAHQLEPITDIAARAGIPAPALIPYGQNKAKVDITQVGDAPADGKLVLVTGVSPTPAGEGKSTVLIGLTDALTQLGKKAIVALREPSQGPVMGIKGGAAGGGYSQVVPMEDINLHFTGDFHAIAAATTTLAAIIDNHIHQGNALNIDPRRITWQRCVDVNDRALRNVVTGLGGPAHGVPGETGFTITAASEIMAILGLATDLADLKKRLGDITVGYTYDQQPVTARDLGAEGALTALMRDALNPNLVQTLGGTPAFVHGGPFANIAHGCNTLLATQTAMRFGDIVLTEAGFGADLGGEKFMDIKSRFGELDVAGAVVVATIRSQKYNGGQPREELTTENLEALKKGVVNLERHVENLRKFGLQPVVALNLFGSDTEAEREFMRQWAADFDVALEEAEVWAKGGAGATALAERLLDNLSQGSSRQLYDPAEGIESSIDTIAKEIYRAERVEYSSRALKDLKYIKDNGWEQFPVVISKTQYSFSDDPSQLGAPEGHVLHVRELQPRTGAGFIVALTGDVMTMPGLPKKPAANNIDVAADGSISGLF, from the coding sequence ATGACTACGCAACCTTCTGATGTTGACATTGCCCAAGCCCACCAGCTCGAACCCATCACAGATATTGCCGCCCGCGCTGGAATCCCAGCGCCCGCCCTCATCCCTTATGGGCAGAACAAAGCCAAGGTGGATATCACCCAGGTTGGGGATGCCCCCGCCGATGGCAAGCTGGTACTCGTCACTGGCGTCTCTCCGACACCAGCCGGCGAGGGAAAGTCCACCGTACTTATCGGTTTGACCGATGCCCTCACACAGCTTGGTAAGAAGGCAATCGTCGCGCTTCGCGAACCTTCTCAAGGCCCCGTCATGGGTATCAAGGGCGGCGCTGCGGGCGGCGGCTACTCGCAGGTTGTGCCGATGGAGGATATCAACCTTCATTTCACCGGTGACTTCCACGCTATCGCCGCGGCCACCACCACCTTGGCCGCCATCATCGATAACCACATCCACCAAGGCAACGCCCTCAACATCGATCCGCGCCGCATCACCTGGCAGCGCTGTGTTGACGTCAATGACCGCGCTCTGCGCAACGTCGTCACCGGTCTTGGCGGCCCAGCGCACGGAGTGCCGGGGGAGACCGGGTTCACCATTACTGCGGCGTCGGAAATCATGGCCATCCTCGGTCTCGCTACCGATTTGGCAGACCTGAAGAAACGCCTCGGTGATATCACTGTGGGCTACACCTATGACCAGCAGCCGGTAACCGCCCGCGACTTGGGCGCAGAGGGCGCACTCACCGCCCTGATGCGCGATGCGCTGAACCCCAACCTAGTCCAGACCCTGGGCGGTACGCCGGCTTTCGTCCACGGCGGTCCTTTCGCCAACATCGCTCATGGCTGCAACACACTGTTGGCCACCCAAACTGCTATGCGCTTCGGCGATATCGTCCTCACGGAAGCAGGTTTCGGGGCGGACCTCGGTGGCGAGAAATTCATGGACATCAAGTCCCGCTTTGGTGAGCTTGATGTCGCTGGCGCGGTCGTCGTGGCAACGATCCGCTCCCAGAAGTACAACGGCGGGCAGCCGCGCGAGGAGCTCACCACGGAGAACCTGGAAGCCCTGAAGAAGGGCGTGGTCAACCTCGAGCGCCACGTGGAGAACCTGCGAAAGTTCGGGCTTCAGCCAGTGGTCGCTCTCAACCTCTTTGGGAGCGATACCGAGGCCGAGCGCGAGTTCATGCGTCAGTGGGCGGCCGACTTCGACGTGGCTCTTGAAGAAGCAGAGGTGTGGGCGAAGGGTGGTGCAGGGGCGACTGCGCTGGCTGAGCGCCTTCTGGACAACCTCTCCCAAGGCTCCTCCCGCCAGCTCTACGACCCCGCTGAAGGAATTGAGAGCTCCATCGACACTATCGCCAAGGAAATCTACCGCGCCGAGCGGGTGGAGTATTCTTCCAGGGCTCTCAAGGACTTGAAGTACATCAAGGACAATGGTTGGGAGCAGTTCCCAGTCGTCATTTCCAAGACCCAGTACTCCTTCTCGGATGATCCGAGCCAGCTCGGCGCTCCGGAAGGCCACGTCCTCCACGTCCGCGAACTGCAGCCGCGCACCGGCGCTGGTTTCATCGTTGCCCTAACCGGTGACGTCATGACCATGCCGGGCCTGCCAAAGAAGCCCGCAGCGAACAACATCGATGTAGCCGCTGACGGTTCCATCTCTGGGTTGTTCTAA
- a CDS encoding M18 family aminopeptidase: MSTTQDFLDFIAASPSSYHAAEEVARALVDAGFSRQDESAEWSAAPGGHVMVRGGAVMAWFVPEGASPESGFRIIGSHTDSPGLALKPTPDFDSAGWQQVAVEVYGGVLLHSWFDRELTVGGQVVLRDGTRHLVNTGPLLRLPSLAIHLYRKDEFKPDRQRHMQPVLSVGTPETSVMGVVGKQLGVAPEDIASFNLITADAQRGEVFGAGEKLIAAGRMDNLSSVHASLRALLAAAHNADTMEHKDILVMAAFDHEEVGSSSRYGAGGPILGDILTRTARALGANEEQRFQMFTRSSCVSADAAHSVHPNYADKHDPTHHPIIGQGTVTKINGNQRYASDAHTVALWESACRRADVPVQRFVGNNDVPCGSTIGPISATRLGIPTVDVGVPMLSMHSARELVGERDQLWLGNALEAYLVG; this comes from the coding sequence ATGAGCACTACGCAAGATTTTCTCGATTTCATCGCCGCCAGTCCCTCCTCTTATCACGCGGCTGAGGAGGTAGCGCGCGCACTCGTTGATGCGGGTTTTAGCCGCCAAGACGAGTCTGCCGAATGGTCGGCTGCACCAGGCGGTCACGTCATGGTCCGGGGAGGTGCGGTCATGGCATGGTTCGTCCCCGAAGGTGCTAGCCCGGAGTCGGGTTTCCGGATTATCGGCTCCCATACTGATTCGCCCGGTCTTGCTCTCAAGCCCACTCCGGATTTCGATTCCGCTGGATGGCAGCAAGTAGCCGTGGAAGTTTATGGCGGAGTCCTTCTCCACAGCTGGTTTGATCGCGAGCTCACCGTCGGTGGTCAAGTCGTCCTGCGTGATGGCACCCGCCACTTGGTCAACACCGGCCCGCTGCTTCGTCTTCCCTCGCTGGCGATTCACCTCTACCGCAAGGATGAGTTCAAGCCGGATCGCCAGCGCCACATGCAGCCAGTGCTCTCCGTGGGCACTCCGGAAACGTCGGTGATGGGGGTCGTCGGCAAGCAGCTGGGCGTCGCCCCGGAAGATATAGCTTCCTTCAACCTCATTACCGCCGATGCCCAGCGCGGTGAGGTCTTTGGCGCCGGCGAAAAGCTCATCGCTGCTGGACGCATGGATAACCTCTCTTCCGTCCACGCCTCTCTGAGGGCTCTTCTCGCCGCCGCGCACAACGCCGATACCATGGAGCACAAGGACATCCTCGTCATGGCGGCCTTCGATCACGAGGAGGTGGGCTCCTCCTCGCGTTATGGCGCGGGTGGCCCGATTCTGGGTGATATTTTGACCCGCACCGCACGGGCGCTCGGGGCGAACGAGGAGCAGCGCTTCCAGATGTTCACGCGCTCCAGTTGCGTGTCTGCCGATGCCGCCCACTCTGTACACCCCAACTACGCCGACAAGCACGATCCCACGCACCACCCGATCATCGGCCAGGGAACTGTAACCAAGATTAACGGCAACCAGCGCTACGCCTCCGACGCTCACACCGTGGCCCTGTGGGAATCCGCCTGCCGCCGTGCGGACGTTCCGGTCCAGCGATTCGTGGGAAATAACGACGTGCCCTGTGGCTCCACCATCGGACCGATTTCCGCCACCCGTTTGGGCATCCCCACCGTCGACGTGGGAGTCCCAATGCTGTCCATGCACTCGGCCCGCGAGCTGGTGGGCGAGCGCGACCAACTATGGCTTGGTAACGCCCTTGAGGCATACTTGGTGGGTTAA
- the hisG gene encoding ATP phosphoribosyltransferase — protein sequence MIKIAVPNKGSLSEAALEILKEAGYKGRGHNKSLNVVDEENGVEFFFLRPKDIAIYVAQGVLDLGITGRDLALDSRAKFNEVLALNFGGSTFRYAAPAGKEWDVAKLQGKRIATSYPNVVRDNLAANGIDAQVIRLDGAVEISIHLGVADVIADVVSTGTTLRQQGLEPFGEPIVTSEAVVIKREGEDVTADENVVLSRIRGILNARHFVMLDYNVAEEKLPEVEAVTPGLTGPTISPLAREGWVAVRVMVPRKLANQVMDSLEGLGAEAILASDLRIARF from the coding sequence ATGATCAAAATTGCCGTCCCCAACAAGGGGTCCCTGTCCGAGGCCGCCCTCGAAATCCTGAAGGAAGCTGGATACAAAGGCCGTGGACACAACAAGTCACTCAACGTCGTGGATGAGGAGAACGGAGTCGAGTTCTTCTTCCTGCGCCCAAAGGATATTGCCATCTACGTGGCGCAGGGCGTCCTGGATCTGGGCATCACCGGCCGTGATTTGGCACTGGATTCCCGCGCAAAGTTCAACGAAGTTCTAGCCCTGAATTTTGGCGGCTCCACCTTCCGCTATGCCGCACCGGCGGGGAAGGAGTGGGACGTCGCCAAGCTGCAGGGCAAGCGTATTGCCACGTCTTATCCCAACGTGGTTCGTGATAACCTCGCAGCCAATGGCATCGACGCGCAAGTCATCCGCCTTGACGGTGCGGTCGAGATTTCGATTCACCTTGGTGTCGCAGATGTCATTGCCGATGTGGTTTCCACAGGCACCACACTGCGCCAGCAGGGCCTTGAGCCCTTCGGTGAGCCCATCGTGACTTCGGAGGCTGTGGTGATTAAGCGCGAAGGCGAAGACGTCACTGCAGATGAGAACGTTGTGCTCAGCCGCATCCGCGGAATCCTCAATGCACGCCACTTCGTCATGCTCGACTACAACGTGGCAGAGGAAAAGCTGCCTGAGGTCGAAGCAGTGACTCCTGGTCTGACGGGACCGACCATCTCTCCTTTGGCCCGGGAAGGCTGGGTCGCTGTGCGCGTCATGGTTCCCCGCAAGTTGGCGAATCAAGTTATGGACAGCCTCGAAGGGCTCGGAGCAGAAGCGATTCTCGCTTCAGATCTGCGCATTGCCCGCTTTTAG
- a CDS encoding RecB family exonuclease: MPKRLALSPSRASDYKQCPLLYRFRAIDKLPEPKTKAQVKGTLVHAVLEKMHQLPREQREYPAAVKMIKPEWAVMLDSDPELRELVPEPEELDFFVEARQLIKGYFQMENPQGFDAHECEMYVDTVLPNGVPVRGFIDRVDVAPTGEVRVVDYKTGKKPLPRYSQDAQFQMNFYALVYWRLLGTIPTQLRLMYLKVLDSMFLTPGPEELEYFERDLGELWAKIEGDGKAGDFRPKTSKLCGWCSFQDLCPAFGGTPPEYPGWPDQAS, translated from the coding sequence ATGCCGAAAAGACTAGCCCTCTCCCCTTCCCGTGCCTCCGATTACAAGCAATGCCCTCTGCTCTATCGCTTCCGGGCCATTGACAAGCTGCCTGAACCTAAGACAAAAGCCCAGGTCAAGGGAACGCTGGTCCACGCTGTGCTGGAGAAGATGCACCAGCTACCCCGTGAGCAACGTGAGTACCCGGCCGCGGTGAAGATGATCAAGCCGGAATGGGCGGTGATGCTCGACTCCGATCCGGAGCTGCGTGAATTGGTACCCGAGCCCGAGGAGCTGGATTTCTTCGTCGAAGCACGCCAGCTCATCAAGGGCTATTTCCAGATGGAAAACCCCCAAGGTTTCGACGCCCACGAGTGCGAGATGTACGTCGATACCGTCTTGCCAAACGGTGTGCCTGTCCGTGGGTTCATCGACCGCGTAGACGTTGCCCCCACTGGCGAGGTGCGCGTGGTGGACTATAAGACGGGAAAGAAGCCGCTTCCCCGGTATTCCCAGGACGCGCAATTCCAAATGAATTTCTACGCGCTGGTGTACTGGCGGCTTCTCGGCACCATCCCCACGCAGCTGCGGCTGATGTACCTCAAGGTCTTGGATTCAATGTTCCTCACGCCTGGGCCAGAAGAGCTCGAGTACTTCGAGCGTGACCTAGGCGAGCTCTGGGCCAAAATCGAAGGCGATGGCAAGGCCGGAGATTTCAGGCCGAAGACGTCAAAGCTGTGTGGTTGGTGCTCGTTCCAAGACCTCTGCCCGGCTTTTGGAGGTACGCCACCCGAGTATCCCGGGTGGCCCGACCAGGCCTCGTAG
- a CDS encoding HAD family hydrolase — MTDTDQTAHTCRPAAIFWDMDGTLTNSEPLWEEATFYLSETLGRRLTPTERLATVGATFEDTLAICADKAGVELQSGDSERYRMLMFDYVKSLFAEHLEIFPGISELLGELKDAGMPMMVTTNTERYVADSAIAALGRDYFVDTICGDEVPHGKPAPDMYAEAARRVGARPQDCLVFEDSAAGMRAAVAAGCSVIGLPEGEHVTVPNEVTVIAELRGSGHRHLEGATAHDIYEWYQRLRSL, encoded by the coding sequence TTGACTGATACCGATCAGACCGCACATACCTGTCGTCCCGCCGCGATCTTCTGGGACATGGACGGCACACTCACTAACTCTGAACCTTTATGGGAAGAGGCCACCTTTTACCTCTCCGAAACGTTGGGGCGCCGGCTGACACCTACTGAGCGTTTGGCGACGGTCGGCGCGACCTTCGAGGACACGCTCGCGATCTGCGCTGACAAAGCCGGCGTCGAGCTCCAGTCTGGTGATAGCGAACGCTACCGCATGCTCATGTTCGACTACGTAAAGTCGCTTTTTGCCGAGCATCTCGAGATATTCCCGGGAATTTCGGAGCTTCTTGGTGAGCTCAAGGATGCAGGAATGCCGATGATGGTGACCACGAACACTGAGCGCTACGTGGCGGATTCCGCAATCGCGGCGTTGGGCCGAGACTATTTCGTTGACACGATCTGCGGCGACGAGGTTCCCCACGGCAAACCAGCTCCTGATATGTATGCCGAGGCTGCCCGCCGTGTAGGTGCTCGTCCCCAGGATTGCCTCGTATTCGAGGATTCGGCGGCAGGTATGCGCGCGGCGGTAGCCGCTGGCTGCTCCGTCATTGGCCTTCCGGAAGGGGAGCACGTTACAGTCCCAAACGAGGTCACTGTCATCGCCGAACTGCGAGGCAGCGGGCACCGCCACCTGGAAGGTGCGACGGCGCACGATATTTATGAGTGGTATCAGCGCTTGCGCTCACTGTAG
- a CDS encoding phosphoribosyl-ATP diphosphatase: MKNFESLFEELSQKIAERPEGSGTVEAFDKGIHHLGKKIIEEAGEVWIAAEYQSDEELAEEMSQLLYWLQVMAHKRGLKLEDIYSYL; this comes from the coding sequence GTGAAGAATTTTGAAAGCCTGTTTGAGGAACTGTCCCAGAAGATCGCCGAACGCCCCGAAGGCTCCGGCACCGTGGAAGCCTTCGATAAAGGAATCCACCACTTGGGCAAGAAAATCATCGAAGAGGCTGGCGAAGTGTGGATTGCGGCCGAGTACCAGTCCGATGAGGAACTCGCTGAGGAGATGTCGCAACTGCTGTACTGGCTCCAGGTTATGGCGCATAAGCGCGGCCTGAAGCTCGAGGATATTTACTCCTACCTTTAG
- the aspA gene encoding aspartate ammonia-lyase codes for MAKTTKKDAQPEAKETKDVKSQVEEKATNKSSKAPSSKKTRTETDLLGSVEVPSDAYYGVHTLRAIENFQISYVTINTIPDFIRGMVQVKKATAMANRRLHVLPKKKAEAIIWACNQILEEGRCMDQFPLDVFQGGAGTSLNMNTNEVVANLALEYLGEEKGSYDVINPNDDVNMSQSTNDAYPTGFRLGIYYAMEDLIERIDALQAAFHAKGNEFVDILKMGRTQLQDAVPMTLGDEFKAFAHNLAEEQAILRDAQKRLLEINLGATAIGTGVNTPAGYRHQVTAALSEVTGLEIKTARDLIEATSDCGAYVLLHSTIKRAAMKLAKISNDLRLLSSGPRAGLAEINLPPRQAGSSIMPGKVNPVIPEVVNQVCFKIFGNDHVVTMAAEAGQLQLNVMEPVIGEALFQSIRIMGNAVDTLREKCVTGITANADVCRAYVENSIGIVTYLNPFIGHHNGDMIAKESLKTGKGVKDLVLEKGLLDEETLNKVLSVENLMHPEFRGQLYIDE; via the coding sequence ATGGCAAAGACAACAAAGAAGGATGCTCAGCCAGAGGCCAAGGAGACCAAGGACGTGAAGTCTCAGGTCGAGGAAAAGGCCACTAACAAGTCTTCGAAGGCCCCGTCTAGCAAGAAGACGCGTACTGAGACTGATCTTCTCGGCTCCGTGGAGGTTCCGAGTGATGCGTACTACGGCGTTCACACGCTGCGCGCTATCGAGAACTTCCAGATTTCCTACGTGACCATCAACACCATCCCGGATTTCATCCGCGGTATGGTGCAGGTCAAGAAGGCCACCGCGATGGCTAACCGCCGTCTGCACGTCCTTCCTAAGAAGAAAGCAGAGGCAATCATCTGGGCTTGTAACCAGATCCTGGAAGAAGGCCGCTGCATGGACCAGTTCCCGCTGGATGTCTTCCAGGGCGGTGCTGGTACCTCCCTCAACATGAACACCAACGAGGTTGTAGCCAACCTGGCGCTCGAGTACCTCGGTGAGGAAAAGGGTTCCTACGACGTCATCAACCCAAACGATGATGTCAACATGTCCCAGTCCACTAATGACGCGTACCCAACCGGCTTCCGCTTGGGCATCTACTACGCCATGGAGGACCTCATCGAGCGCATCGATGCCCTGCAGGCAGCATTCCACGCCAAGGGCAATGAGTTCGTTGACATCCTGAAGATGGGCCGCACCCAGCTGCAGGACGCCGTTCCGATGACCCTTGGTGATGAATTCAAGGCCTTTGCGCACAACCTTGCGGAAGAGCAGGCCATCCTGCGCGACGCCCAGAAGCGTCTGCTGGAGATCAACCTCGGCGCAACCGCTATCGGCACTGGCGTGAACACCCCGGCCGGCTACCGCCACCAGGTCACCGCCGCACTGTCCGAGGTCACTGGTCTGGAGATTAAGACCGCCCGCGATCTCATTGAAGCAACCTCTGACTGTGGTGCTTATGTACTGCTGCACTCCACCATCAAGCGTGCGGCAATGAAGCTGGCCAAGATTTCTAACGACCTGCGCCTGCTGTCTTCTGGTCCGCGCGCGGGCCTGGCAGAGATCAACCTGCCGCCGCGTCAGGCTGGTTCCTCCATCATGCCGGGTAAGGTTAACCCGGTTATCCCGGAGGTTGTTAACCAGGTCTGCTTCAAGATCTTCGGTAATGACCACGTGGTCACCATGGCGGCTGAGGCTGGCCAGCTGCAGCTCAACGTCATGGAGCCGGTCATCGGTGAGGCACTGTTCCAGTCCATCCGCATTATGGGCAACGCCGTCGATACCCTGCGCGAGAAGTGCGTCACGGGCATCACCGCAAACGCTGATGTGTGCCGCGCTTACGTGGAGAACTCCATTGGTATCGTCACTTACCTGAACCCGTTCATCGGCCACCACAACGGTGACATGATTGCTAAGGAGTCCCTCAAGACCGGCAAGGGAGTCAAGGACCTAGTTCTGGAGAAGGGCCTGCTCGACGAAGAGACTCTCAACAAGGTTCTGTCTGTAGAGAACCTCATGCACCCAGAATTCCGCGGTCAGCTCTACATCGACGAATAA
- the arc gene encoding proteasome ATPase — MNDATHSQELGQQRRQIEQLAECNAKLAALLKDARTKLQQMLAEVDALAEPASTYGVFLGYSGRAHDSRRDAEVYTNGRAMRVKISPNLEPGSLKVGQQVRLGEGFVVVEACAPVNTGALATIQERLGTDRAVVINSSGEEQVVLLAAALRDTVRAGDTLLVEPKSGVATERVHKTEVAQLTLEEVPDVSYEDIGGLDEQISLIRDSVELPFLHPELYRQYDLQPPKGVLLYGPPGCGKTLIAKAVAHSLSASLGASAPSYFLNVKGPELLNKFVGETERRIRLIFERARELASEPTEDGSQRPVIIFFDEMESIFRTRGSGVSSDMETTVVPQLLTELDGVEKLSNVIVIGATNREELIDPAIMRPGRLDIKIRVNRPTKQGAREIFARHFPESVPHEGDLSQLIDTAVDALYAERPFVTLHFANADPRVLHYRDFVSGAMIANIVSRAKKLAIKEALDATNSAGGAQPAGITAAHLHQAIAAEQAESEYVPTSANPEEWAKIVAGTSAGAHVTGVELMGVQP; from the coding sequence ATGAACGATGCCACTCATTCCCAGGAACTTGGCCAGCAGCGTCGCCAGATAGAGCAGCTCGCTGAATGCAATGCCAAGCTTGCTGCCCTGTTGAAGGATGCGCGCACTAAGCTTCAGCAGATGCTCGCGGAGGTTGACGCCCTTGCGGAGCCTGCCTCCACATACGGTGTCTTTCTGGGCTATTCCGGGCGCGCGCATGATTCACGCCGTGACGCCGAAGTTTATACCAATGGCCGAGCCATGCGGGTCAAGATTTCGCCGAACCTGGAACCCGGCTCCCTGAAAGTAGGGCAGCAGGTGCGCTTGGGCGAGGGCTTCGTCGTCGTGGAGGCCTGCGCCCCGGTAAATACGGGCGCGCTGGCGACGATCCAAGAACGTCTCGGCACCGACCGCGCCGTGGTCATCAATTCCTCTGGTGAAGAGCAGGTTGTTCTCCTCGCTGCAGCGTTGCGGGATACCGTGCGCGCCGGCGATACCCTCTTGGTTGAGCCCAAATCTGGTGTAGCCACCGAACGCGTGCACAAGACTGAGGTAGCACAGCTCACGCTGGAGGAAGTTCCTGACGTCTCCTACGAGGACATCGGCGGTTTGGATGAACAGATCTCCCTCATCCGTGACTCCGTCGAGCTGCCTTTCCTGCACCCGGAGCTCTACCGCCAGTACGATCTCCAGCCGCCCAAGGGCGTACTGCTCTACGGCCCGCCGGGCTGCGGCAAAACGCTTATCGCCAAGGCGGTGGCGCATTCGCTGTCCGCGTCGCTGGGAGCTAGTGCCCCCAGCTACTTCCTCAATGTGAAGGGCCCAGAACTGCTCAACAAGTTCGTGGGCGAGACTGAGCGCCGCATCCGCCTCATCTTCGAGCGCGCCCGCGAGCTAGCCTCCGAGCCCACCGAGGATGGCAGCCAGCGCCCGGTCATCATCTTCTTCGATGAGATGGAATCCATCTTCCGCACCCGTGGTTCCGGCGTGTCCTCCGATATGGAAACCACCGTCGTTCCGCAGCTGTTGACGGAGCTGGACGGTGTGGAAAAGCTCAGCAACGTCATCGTCATCGGTGCCACCAACCGTGAGGAACTCATCGACCCCGCCATCATGCGCCCGGGGCGCCTCGACATCAAGATCCGCGTCAACCGCCCGACCAAACAGGGCGCACGCGAAATTTTCGCCCGTCACTTCCCGGAATCCGTCCCCCACGAGGGTGATCTTTCACAGCTCATCGATACCGCGGTGGACGCTCTCTACGCCGAGCGGCCCTTTGTCACTCTGCACTTCGCTAACGCGGATCCGCGCGTGCTGCACTACCGGGACTTCGTGTCTGGCGCTATGATTGCCAACATCGTCTCCCGTGCCAAGAAGCTAGCGATTAAGGAAGCGTTGGACGCAACAAACTCTGCTGGGGGAGCGCAGCCCGCAGGCATCACCGCCGCGCACCTGCACCAGGCCATCGCGGCCGAGCAGGCAGAATCTGAATACGTACCGACTTCTGCCAACCCGGAGGAGTGGGCGAAGATCGTCGCCGGTACCTCCGCTGGCGCGCATGTCACCGGGGTCGAATTGATGGGAGTACAACCGTGA
- a CDS encoding tRNA (adenine-N1)-methyltransferase — protein sequence MAYSGPFRYGDRVQLTDAKRRHYTIVLEEGGQFHSHKGIINHDDVVGMDEGSVIDSTLGSSFLLFRHLMVDHVLSMPRGAAVIYPKDSAQILVEGDIFMGARVLEAGAGSGALSMTLLRAVGPEGHVFSYEVRDDHLEYAVDNVTEYFGKQPEWWSPRLGDLADVTVEELGGPVDRVILDMLEPWEHLEKVRDILIPGGVFMTYVATVPQLMKVMEGIRELKCFTEPRAWESLVREWKVEGLATRPEHRMNAHTAFLIWTRRLADGVTPPRPQRRARK from the coding sequence ATGGCTTATTCCGGCCCCTTCCGCTACGGCGACCGCGTGCAGCTCACCGATGCCAAGCGGCGTCACTACACCATCGTCCTCGAGGAGGGAGGCCAGTTCCATTCGCACAAGGGCATCATCAACCACGATGATGTCGTCGGCATGGATGAAGGCTCCGTCATCGATTCGACTCTGGGTAGCTCCTTCCTCCTGTTCCGCCATCTCATGGTGGACCATGTCCTGTCGATGCCACGGGGTGCCGCGGTGATCTATCCCAAAGACTCCGCGCAGATTCTGGTCGAAGGCGATATCTTCATGGGCGCGCGCGTGCTCGAGGCCGGCGCCGGTTCCGGCGCGCTCTCGATGACTCTGTTGCGCGCCGTGGGGCCGGAAGGCCACGTTTTCTCCTATGAGGTGCGCGATGACCACTTGGAATACGCCGTGGATAACGTCACCGAATACTTCGGTAAACAGCCCGAATGGTGGAGTCCCCGCCTTGGGGACTTGGCCGATGTCACCGTCGAGGAGCTGGGCGGCCCCGTGGACCGCGTCATCCTAGACATGCTCGAGCCCTGGGAGCACCTTGAGAAGGTACGCGACATCCTCATCCCGGGCGGCGTTTTCATGACCTATGTGGCCACCGTGCCGCAGCTGATGAAGGTCATGGAGGGCATCCGCGAGCTCAAGTGCTTTACGGAGCCGCGGGCCTGGGAGTCCCTCGTGCGTGAATGGAAGGTGGAAGGTTTGGCCACCCGCCCGGAGCATCGCATGAACGCGCACACCGCGTTTCTGATCTGGACGCGCCGGCTTGCCGACGGCGTCACTCCACCCCGCCCGCAGCGCCGCGCGCGAAAATAA